CCGCTCAATAAAAAATGGAGGCAGCGGCTTAGGGCTTTCAATTTGTCAATGGATTGCATTAATTCATGGGGGAAAAATCGAAGTCTTTAGTGAGGAAAATAAAGGAAGCACATTTATTATTTGGCTTCCTTCCTGTGGAGTAACTCATAAATAAATCCTTTATGATAGTATATATAAAAATTTCACAATATTATTTTAAAAAAGGATTGTGTATTTTTTCATAGCCTATTGTAGATACCTCTCCATGACCTGGATATATGATTGTATTATCATCCTGCATAAGAAGCTTGTCTTTTATACTGTTTATAATTTCTTCATAATTTCCTCCTGGAAAATCAGTTCTCCCAATAGAGCCTTTAAAAAGGGTATCACCCGTAAATAAGATGTTGTCAATTTTAAAGGAAATTCCACCAGGTGTATGCCCAGGTGTATGCAATACCTCTATTTTTATATCGCCAATATACAGAATATCGCCATCATTAAGCAGTATATCAGCAGGCTTTACCTTTATTTCCCCATAACCCATTGCCGATAAATTAAGT
This is a stretch of genomic DNA from Aceticella autotrophica. It encodes these proteins:
- a CDS encoding MBL fold metallo-hydrolase is translated as MLSNLEIKRYVVGLFQSNCYVITDTNSKKSAVIDPGEMIPSLIDYIQANKYKLKYILLTHGHLDHIGGVEELREKTGAPVAISSYDAEMLYDPELNLSAMGYGEIKVKPADILLNDGDILYIGDIKIEVLHTPGHTPGGISFKIDNILFTGDTLFKGSIGRTDFPGGNYEEIINSIKDKLLMQDDNTIIYPGHGEVSTIGYEKIHNPFLK